One region of Salvelinus sp. IW2-2015 linkage group LG6.1, ASM291031v2, whole genome shotgun sequence genomic DNA includes:
- the phldb3 gene encoding pleckstrin homology-like domain family B member 3, translating to MHLHNIDTPRSRWEQGLRPPWVTRLAGGQSPTSSGVESDTESSSTESERSPAKRLEARSPRILLLPSMLQQRITEIDQQREELKIELQLEIALLEGELHEERNELRRHTLDLQTLQEEGRHKETHRQTDRQKERASLEVERARVEELRSRLEEKETLILSQPEGQREQLLVQLQQEKETVDAAGRVFEDWEFRVLESEAXTEEEESEGKMEGKERGNEEDKEKEISCQKHAVNSAQERVQQLEKQLQEMEREKDREMNALRKERRELIHPTQRVLKEKKPLADWSNIPSSVPCMMSLSPLTIHKSPQVCCRAVTIDTDHVCHFASRSDVSYIIIIRAMCAVFVSLPLSLSLCLSISFTGLVRMVPDSPSPERFTSPLPSHRHSNGHSNGHRPGPSNGSGLLTPCNSASSSRAASPSLGLLNLVEIERRLREAKAERERLLKERLVLSLIDYCLPSDCDERKLKGVIYFQAIEEVYYDHLRTATSSPRPSLTFCVKTYERLFFLVAPSAEAMRIWMDVIVTATDEHSRY from the exons ATGCACCTTCACAATATAGACACCCCGAGGAGCCGATGGGAGCAGGGCTTGCGGCCGCCGTGGGTCACCCGATTGGCTGGAGGGCAAAGCCCCACCTCTTCAGGGGTGGAGTCAgacacagagagcagcagcacagagagtgagagg TCTCCAGCCAAACGGTTAGAGGCGCGGTCACCGAGGATCCTACTATTGCCCTCCATGCTGCAACAGCGAATCACAGAGATCGACCAGCAGAGGGAGGAGCTAAAGATAGAG CTGCAGTTGGAGATAGCCCTGTTGGAGGGGGAGCTGCATGAGGAGAGGAACGAGCTGCGCAGACACACTCTGGATCTACAGACACTGCAGGAGGAAGGCAGGCATaaggagacacacagacagacggacagacagaag gagcGAGCCAGTCTGGAGGTGGAGAGGGCTCGGGTTGAGGAGCTGAGGAGTAGgttggaggagaaggagacactGATCCTCAGTCAGCCAGAGGGCCAGAGAGAGCAGCTACTGGTCCAACTACAACAG gagaAAGAGACGGTGGATGCAGCCGGCCGGGTGTTCGAGGACTGGGAATTCCGTGTCCTGGAGAGCGAGGCCGMaacagaggaggaggagagcgaaggAAAgatggaagggaaggagagagggaacgaggaaGATAAGGAGAAGGAGATCTCATGCCAAAAGCATGCTGTCAACTCAGCGCAG GAGCGYGTCCAGCAGCTTGAGAAGCAGTtgcaggagatggagagagagaaggatagagagatgaatgccttgaggaaggagaggagagagttgatCCACCCCACTCAAAGG GTCTTGAAAGAGAAGAAGCCACTCGCTGATTGGTCCAACATCCCCAGCTCGGTCCCTTGCATGATGTCACTCTCGCCGCTGACCATTCACAAATCACCTCAGGTGTGTTGCCGGGCCGTTACCATTGACACGGATCATGTTTGCCACTT TGCCTCTCGTTCTGATGTCTCTTATATAATTATAATACGTGCTATGTGTGCTGTTTTTGtgtcccttcctctttctctctctctctgtctctccatctctttcacaGGGCTGGTGAGAATGGTACCTGACAGTCCGAGCCCAGAGCGCTTcacttcccccctcccctcccaccggCACAGCAACGGGCACAGCAACGGGCACAGACCTGGGCCCAGCAATGGCAGTGGTCTCCTCACCCCCTGTAACAGTGCTAGTAGCTCCCGTGCTGCCAG CCCGAGTCTGGGACTGTTAAACCTGGTGGAGATTGAGAGGAGACTGAGGGAGgccaaggcagagagagagaggcttctcAAAGAGAGG ctcgttctctctctaatTGACTATTGTTTACCTTCAGACTGTGATGAGAGGAAGCTAAAGGGGGTGATCTACTTCCAGGCTATAGAGGAAGTCTACTATGACCATCTGCGCACAGCCACTTCA tcgccGCGGCCCAGCCTTACGTTCTGTGTGAAGACGTACGAGCGCCTCTTCTTCCTGGTGGCGCCCAGCGCCGAGGCCATGAGGATCTGGATGGACGTCATTGTCACAGCAACAGACGAGCACAGCCGCTACTGA